The Halichoerus grypus chromosome 15, mHalGry1.hap1.1, whole genome shotgun sequence genome includes a window with the following:
- the APOE gene encoding apolipoprotein E isoform X1, translating to MKVLWAALVVALLAGCWADVEPESPLQGKLEPDLESELEPELEPKRELEQEVEAEAEAGWQAGQPWELALARFWDYLRWVQTLSDQVQEDMLSNQVTQELTTLMEETMKEIKAYRAELEEQLGPMASETQARVAKELQAAQARLRADMEDVRTRLTQYRSEVQAMLGQSTDELRARFASHMRKLRKRVLRDAEDLQKRLAVYRAGVREGAERSVSSIRERLWPLLEQARTRHANLATQPLRERVDALGQQLRGRLEEVGSRARSQLDEVREQMEEVRAKMEEQANQMRQQAEAFQARLKSWFEPLVEDVQRQWAGLVEKVQAAVGTSPTPAPVETE from the exons ATGAAGGTTCTGTGGGCTGCGCTGGTGGTCGCGCTCCTGGCAG GATGCTGGGCCGATGTGGAGCCGGAGTCGCCGCTGCAGGGGAAGCTGGAGCCCGACCTGGAGTCCGAGCTGGAGCCCGAGCTGGAGCCCAAGCGGGAGCTGGAGCAGGAGGTGGAGGCCGAGGCCGAGGCCGGGTGGCAGGCTGGCCAGCCCTGGGAGCTGGCGCTGGCCCGCTTCTGGGATTACCTGCGCTGGGTGCAGACGCTGTCTGATCAGGTGCAGGAGGACATGCTCAGCAACCAGGTCACCCAGGAACTGAC GACGCTGATGGAGGAGACCATGAAGGAGATCAAGGCCTACAGGGCGGAGCTGGAGGAGCAGCTGGGCCCCATGGCCTCGGAGACGCAGGCCCGCGTGGCCAAGGAGCTGCAGGCGGCGCAGGCCCGGCTGCGCGCGGACATGGAGGACGTGCGCACGCGCCTGACGCAGTACCGCAGCGAGGTGCAGGCCATGCTGGGCCAGAGCACCGACGAGCTGCGGGCGCGCTTCGCCTCGCACATGCGCAAGCTGCGCAAGCGGGTGCTGCGGGACGCCGAGGACCTGCAGAAGCGCCTGGCCGTGTACCGCGCCGGGGTGCGCGAGGGCGCCGAGCGCAGCGTGAGCTCCATCCGCGAGCGCCTCTGGCCGCTGCTGGAGCAGGCGCGCACGCGCCACGCCAACCTGGCCACGCAGCCGCTGCGCGAGCGCGTCGACGCCCTGGGCCAGCAGCTGCGCGGGCggctggaggaggtgggcagCCGCGCGCGCAGCCAGCTGGACGAGGTGCGCGAGCAGATGGAGGAGGTGCGGGCCAAGATGGAGGAGCAGGCCAACCAGATGCGCCAGCAGGCCGAGGCCTTCCAGGCCCGCCTCAAGAGCTGGTTCGAGCCCCTGGTGGAAGACGTGCAGCGCCAGTGGGCCGGGCTGGTGGAGAAGGTGCAGGCGGCCGTGGGCACCAGCCCCACCCCCGCACCCGTGGAGACCGAATGA
- the APOE gene encoding apolipoprotein E isoform X2 yields MKVLWAALVVALLAGCWADVEPESPLQGKLEPDLESELEPELEPKRELEQEVEAEAEAGWQAGQPWELALARFWDYLRWVQTLSDQVQEDMLSNQVTQELTTLMEETMKEIKAYRAELEEQLGPMASETQARVAKELQAAQARLRADMEDVRTRLTQYRSEVQAMLGQSTDELRARFASHMRKLRKRVLRDAEDLQKRLAVYRAGVREGAERSVSSIRERLWPLLEQARTRHANLATQPLRERVDALGQQLRGRLEEVREQMEEVRAKMEEQANQMRQQAEAFQARLKSWFEPLVEDVQRQWAGLVEKVQAAVGTSPTPAPVETE; encoded by the exons ATGAAGGTTCTGTGGGCTGCGCTGGTGGTCGCGCTCCTGGCAG GATGCTGGGCCGATGTGGAGCCGGAGTCGCCGCTGCAGGGGAAGCTGGAGCCCGACCTGGAGTCCGAGCTGGAGCCCGAGCTGGAGCCCAAGCGGGAGCTGGAGCAGGAGGTGGAGGCCGAGGCCGAGGCCGGGTGGCAGGCTGGCCAGCCCTGGGAGCTGGCGCTGGCCCGCTTCTGGGATTACCTGCGCTGGGTGCAGACGCTGTCTGATCAGGTGCAGGAGGACATGCTCAGCAACCAGGTCACCCAGGAACTGAC GACGCTGATGGAGGAGACCATGAAGGAGATCAAGGCCTACAGGGCGGAGCTGGAGGAGCAGCTGGGCCCCATGGCCTCGGAGACGCAGGCCCGCGTGGCCAAGGAGCTGCAGGCGGCGCAGGCCCGGCTGCGCGCGGACATGGAGGACGTGCGCACGCGCCTGACGCAGTACCGCAGCGAGGTGCAGGCCATGCTGGGCCAGAGCACCGACGAGCTGCGGGCGCGCTTCGCCTCGCACATGCGCAAGCTGCGCAAGCGGGTGCTGCGGGACGCCGAGGACCTGCAGAAGCGCCTGGCCGTGTACCGCGCCGGGGTGCGCGAGGGCGCCGAGCGCAGCGTGAGCTCCATCCGCGAGCGCCTCTGGCCGCTGCTGGAGCAGGCGCGCACGCGCCACGCCAACCTGGCCACGCAGCCGCTGCGCGAGCGCGTCGACGCCCTGGGCCAGCAGCTGCGCGGGCggctggaggag GTGCGCGAGCAGATGGAGGAGGTGCGGGCCAAGATGGAGGAGCAGGCCAACCAGATGCGCCAGCAGGCCGAGGCCTTCCAGGCCCGCCTCAAGAGCTGGTTCGAGCCCCTGGTGGAAGACGTGCAGCGCCAGTGGGCCGGGCTGGTGGAGAAGGTGCAGGCGGCCGTGGGCACCAGCCCCACCCCCGCACCCGTGGAGACCGAATGA